AACCACGCGGTGCGCCTGGCACGCGAGGGTGCGGCGGTCGTCGCGGTCGACGTGTGCGGCCCGGTGTCCGAGTACAACACCTACGAGGCGGCAACGAGCCAGGACCTCGACGAAACGGTCCGCCTCGTCGAGGCGGAGGGCGGCAAGATCCATGCCGAGCGCGCCGACGTGCGCGACGGTGCGGCGCTCTCCGCGGTGGTGGCGAAGGGGGTCGAACAGTTCGGTCGCCTGGACGTCGTCGTCGCCAATGCCGGAATCTGCAACTGGAGCCGGTTCTGGGAGATGCCCGACGATCAGTGGGAGACACTGATCGACGTCAATCTCACCGGTGTGTGGAAGACACTCAAGGCGGCGACACCGGCGATGATCGAGGCAGGTAACGGCGGGTCGATCATCGTGGTCAGCTCCGTGGCGGGTATGAAAGCGCTTCCCGGCCAAGCAAACTACGCTGCATCCAAGTTCGGTCTGGTCGGTCTGACCCAGGCGGCCGCGAAGGAACTGGGTGAGTTCCGGATCCGGGTCAACTCGATCCATCCCTACGGGGTAGACACCCCGATGGGTACGGATCAGGGCAGTCTGGAGATGTTGCAGGCGCATCCGCACTACCTGTCGAGCTTCGGCACGATCCTCACCGATACCCCTCTGGCCCGGACGGACGACATCAGTGACACCGTGATGTGGTTGGCTGGCGACCTGTCTCGGACCGTCACGGCCAGCCACATCGCGGTGGACATGGGAAGTACCAAGGTGTGACGTCCTTCCCGTTGTTGTCCAGCCCGGTGCGCGTGGGGCCGCTGACCCTGCGCAACCGGGTGGTGT
This genomic interval from Rhodococcus triatomae contains the following:
- a CDS encoding mycofactocin-coupled SDR family oxidoreductase, whose product is MGLLDGKVAFVTGAARGQGRNHAVRLAREGAAVVAVDVCGPVSEYNTYEAATSQDLDETVRLVEAEGGKIHAERADVRDGAALSAVVAKGVEQFGRLDVVVANAGICNWSRFWEMPDDQWETLIDVNLTGVWKTLKAATPAMIEAGNGGSIIVVSSVAGMKALPGQANYAASKFGLVGLTQAAAKELGEFRIRVNSIHPYGVDTPMGTDQGSLEMLQAHPHYLSSFGTILTDTPLARTDDISDTVMWLAGDLSRTVTASHIAVDMGSTKV